From Arachis hypogaea cultivar Tifrunner chromosome 3, arahy.Tifrunner.gnm2.J5K5, whole genome shotgun sequence:
AACCATACAAATCATACTTCCCTTCATGAATGAAGAGGAGTGTTTAGACAAATATGCAGCCAAAAAGGAGTGTCAATTCCATGAATGAAAAGCTTACCTTGTAACTCTATTCCATGTCCATGCATTTCGCATGCAACGATCCTGTCTTTGAGTTTTTCTGAAACTAGGAAATAGTCTATTCGCATCCGTTTTCCACGATACCTTCAAAGAAAAACAATCGTAAGGACTAACAGGCCAAAGCTAAAGTGTGCTTCACGTTACTCAAGTGCATTGGCTCAACATCACATTTAACCAGCAATAATGCTGAGAATCAACGGCAATGATATATAGCTCAAGATAGATTCAATTTCTTACTTTCCTATTGGGTTTCCGGACCATGAGAAACCTCGTTCCATGTCCTTGTCCTTGTGCAGAAATCTGTAGGCATCTACCAGCTGTCCCCTGAAGGCATGAAACTCTTAGTTATTGAATTGATATAGTGGTTAACGGACTGTAGGAGACCAAAACACgggttacaaaaaaaaaaaaagcaatcctGAGTCTGAAATCTACTATCTTAAATTAGCAATTCTATTATGAAAATTTCTTACAACTGCACAATAACCATATTACTAATTAGATCCTAACAATCTAGCTTATGATTGATTCAGGTATGAAATATAACAAATCTTGAGAGTATCCAATGAGCAAATGATAAGTTGATAAGTTCAAGGGGAGGTATGGGATTTTCCGTGCTGATATAGCAAACAAGAACACAACGACGAAAAAGAACAGTGAAGTCACTCACTCTTTTAAGATGTTACCAAATCGTCTTCTTTCAGATAAAGTAAAGCCAGGCTGCCCCCAATCCTGCATAAAAGATAAAAGCCAAATCATCAGGATTTTAATTAAGATATAAATTATGGAGAACTATACTGCACTATTTGGGGGCGCTTTAAGGAAAACGAACTTTAAGCTTCAAGGAAACTTATGCTTAACACTGTACCAGAGCTTATATGAACGGGTCCTTAACAAGTTCAATATCTTTTACACCCACTATTCATAATTAAGTTAAACTTTAGGAAAATGTGGCAAAAGTTTATACATTATTTACCAATTAAGCCTATACCATATGAATTGTGTGAGAGGGCAACCTAACTTAGAATATAAATCATCCCAAATCCAGACTAAGATATCAAGATTTTAGGAGATAAATCTTCAAAGTCGAAAGAGATTAGTCAATAAAGGGAACTTCAGAGTAAAGTGATTAGACCTCTTTATTTGGAGGAACATAGCCGTTTTGTTTCGCTGCACTGAAAAACTCTGGATGACTCACATCAATCTCTTCATGGCTGCCAACAATGAATTTATGAGAGGTTTACATATAATCTCTTCGTTTGAAAGTATGAAAGTATAGatgaattattaaaaatatgGATGATATATCAAACTCTTTGAAAAACGACATGCAACACTCAAAATAATTCTCTGGTGTAAGATAGTAACATAGAAATGGCCAAATTATTCATCGATAAGAGTTACTAGAATTCAGGATATGCAAGATGAATATAGGGAGGAAGATGTTTGAGGTTAGGTAAAACTATatttaagtgttttttttttttttggtgtgaaAACAATATTTAAAAAGTTAATCACAGGAAAAGTGTAACCTAAATGAATTAAGTTCATATAATGCATATAGATGCaccaaatgaaaagaaaatatcaatattAGTTATCCTCTCAAActatttgaatttcagttttcTTCATGGCATGGATTCTAACAGAGCTGAACTTGTTTCATAGCTACAACGACAAGAATGAAAAGTATGCCACCAAACAAAGAGATTGGAATTTATTAATCTCATACTGCCAGAGACAAAAGGAAAATGGAGATTAGCTACCTCACATTTAGATCCCCACACCATATCAAAGGCTTGTCTGAATTTTGTGTAACAAATTCTAGAATCCTTTTGTCCCATTTTCTTCTCCTTtgaaatgagtttggttcctcttTCCACCCATTATTTGGAACATATGTATTCAACAACCGAAGGGTTTCGAATTCAACCAAGATTACTCTGCCATCTGGTTCATGCTTTGAAGCTGGCAGCAAAAAAAGTTTTCCATAAGCATTAAAGAAAACTTATTGAATATTATGCAATGAAAATATGTTCCAGTAAAACTCACTATCCCAATTGTCGTTTAGAAcatctaaaattcattaaaacaCTAAAGTGGAAGTTTGAATGATATATGACAAGTTCCTAACAATTAAAGGCATTTCAAAATGACATGATAATTATATTTTGAAACTGAGGAAGGAAATTTTTTTAAACAGTAATTCTTGAAATCTTCAAACCCCCTCCCGCATTCGTACTCGTACCCACTTCACCCTTAGTAGAATTCTAGATTCTCaattcatttctttctttctgtttCGTTCAGAAAAgaaagtagtaataataatattatggtAAAGTAATTCTTTGAAAATTGATCATAAGGATGAGCAATTCAACGCAGGATAGAAAATTAACGTCATTATACCTATTTTATCAAGATTGAAAAAGACATTTTTTGGTTTGAAGCATTTTTTCACAAATAGTGCTGTCCCTGCATACTTTGAATCTGCCAGAGACCACCAAACACGATAGTTCCCAAAAGGTGGAGCTGAAAGTGCACGCATCAATGCCTGCATCATTTTTTATCAAAGTCAGATAACAAATGAAAATCTTATAGTCCCATTCAGATAATGAAAAAGTTCCACTAGACAAAAATTGTCAAACCCTGTTTGAATCatcatttttattatcaaatccTCAGACTTGTGGCTCTACTAAGAATAACTCGAGTAAGCCAGCAGGTCAAAGATATATAGTGCTAAGGATTGGCTCATAACTCGTAAGTTATACATGAAATCTAATGCATACTGAGACTCAAAATAACATGACAGAAAAGTACCGCCTTCTCTTCCCTGGACGCGGTTGTATCATCCTTAAGTTCTCCCTGATTTTTGGGTGTGCCCTTAGATCCAGCGGCAGGCATCCGCACTTCCTATCGAAAATCTGATGTTAGAATACTCAATATTCTTAATTTCTTACCATCAAGTTTACTATAAAATCATAAGAATGTTCCCCAAGTCCCAACAAAACAGAACAAGTCATGGAGACAATTTACAACTAAAGCAGAATCACTTTCATGCTTATGTGAAACCCCTTCAATTATTTGCCTTCCACAGAAACAAGTTATTTATAAGACAAGGGTTCATATGCTTAAGTTAGGAGGAAAAAACATTGATAATATAGCATTTCTCAGAAACTACACTTTctatcttcaaagaaaaagactaataataaataaaaattgtatcTTTCAATTTTTAAGGATTTAGCTATACACCCTAATTTCTTTTATATGTAGCTttcaattgaaaaaataaaaactgcatttttcttaaaaacaataaaacaaacacGTCATAGGCATTCTCATGAAGAGCTGAAAAACCAACACAATAACCTAATCCATGATCCTCTCCACACAGATTCAacaagaaaaacaatgaaaacaaaAGTTAAAAGAGTATTTGGGACCTGAATTGCAATTACGTCAGGATCAAAGGAAGTGACGAATTTGCATAGCTCAGGGAAGTTGTTCTTGACGCGGAGGTAGAAGCTGTTGGCGTTCCAAGTAACGAACTTCAATGGCTCCTTTTTCTTCTGAGTGTCAGTGTCAGTGGCATTATCGTAATTTCCTTCCTCTTTGGGCTTCTTGCATGAACCATCGGAGTCTTTGTTGATAACCTGGAAGAAACGTTTCATCTTCTTCACTTCGttctttcttctactcttcttcgtTCATCGATTTGAAATCAAACACTCTTTTTCAGTTCACAGTGTTTTGTTCTCAGTTCTGAGTGTAACAAGGTAAACTACTAACAAATGGTGCTGATTTTTAGgttcattattttatttatgtttaaaaactttttcccactcttttccttttattattattaggacaCTCTACTATACAGATTAAAATGATATAAGAAGAgaatataaatttcttttatagttattttttattattttattattattcaaaatgtGATCCTACCTTTATTAATTTCTCTTTCAtcctaataaaagaaacatttGTAAACATACATCTGTACCTTATAAttcaccttattattattattatagaatttaattttcacaCATGTATCTAGATAACATCAGatgagtaaaaataattattttttacattaattacgtgaataatcattcaaaaaaataaatataattaaataattgtataaaaatatttatattattggtacatcaaaattaaatttaaattattattattattatttgaaatttaaaattttcttggtATGAATTCGAAGGTATGTTTggaaaaacttatataattaattatatcaaaattaatttatatttagattctaactaaaatataatcattttaaaaaaatccttatatttgaatttctaaaaagtagaaagaaaaaaatgtattttctgaGTATGTGaagaattttttgtttatatgttTAGAACATATTTAATTCGTATTTTATGAGTATGCAcaattaaaatgaataattataatatatatttgagAAAATGACAAATCAATTCTTAACTTTTCAGTTCGcaaacatttaaatttttatgtaaatataaaaaaattatgtcatttgagttataattcattcACCAATAACTTATTTCTCTTTTGCTCAGTATATTTTTAACCATGTATTAAATGTATTTCATCATCACTATCCAATAGTAGCTTCTTATTGGCCCTTGTAATTTTACTTTTTACACACTTTGTAGGTTGTTTCCTTTCTTTGTTCCACCATTTCACCGTTAGTGAATAACGGAGAAGACCGAATTGTCCAAGGAAAACAAATCTTGTGGACTATTTTGCATATTTTAAAAACCTTAGAGATtaatttggataaaaaaaatacatgttaagattataacaaaaaaatttattaaaaatataaaaaattatatttttaatgcatttattttatattaattaaataaaaacatttagaatttttcattaattataaatttattatattttcttagAGCACATGTTAGTTAAACTCTTTgagatcttttatttattttcttttatcattAATAATAAATTGTCTTTGCTAATAAAATCTACTATATGGATCAAATAACATAATTTCTTTTGAGAATAATATTTAACTTATCAAGAGTGAATCTTCTTTGATGTTAGAGTTACAATTTTTGAACTtgcaaaaagtaacatgtttaTGGACACCAAATCAAATCCAAGGGTGGAAATAAGAATGTCAATCAAAGTTAACAAAATAGACATGAATTTAGATATTaaaataacatttctcttatgGTTAAAGCTTCTTTATACAACCAAATGGTGATCTTTTCATCATTGATTTGAAAAGGTAGgaatgaaaacatgaaaaaaaaaaaagaaattgggcACTGATACACATAAGCAAAGTAGAGTTGAACAAAATCCTAAGAGCATGAACTAAAATAATAGTTTGTTAGCTTGCTAGCTCACATATTGCTTCTCAAGGAGGCTTCCACAGAATGCTAAATCAAATCTCTCCTCAGGAGGATCACCAATGAAGTCAAACACAGCATCTGCATTTAAGAAATCTTCATCTTTTGTATAGCTAcaatttagagagagagagagagttagtggAAAACTAAGATAATGCAGCATTATTAGTGTTAAAAAGTTTTAACCAGAAagtcaatcatataaatgtaatATTACATtagcaaaaaagaaaaatagagtaaaGTACTATTTTAGTCTTTAATGTTTTAGTTGAATCTCAATTTTGTACTTAACGTTTAAAATGTAGTATTTTTGTCCCAAACCTTTTATTTCATTACATTTTTGTCCTCTGGTTAAAATTAAAACTTTCTTCTTCCCAAAATACCATTTTCCCTCTATTGTTATCttgtttttcttattcttctaccACTTTCACTTTCAAATCACTACAACCACCGTTATTACCACTAACAATATTACGGTTTAAAGAGTattcttgaaagaaaaaaaattgagcaGAAGTTAAAATAGGGCGAAATAAGACACTTGAGATAAGAATAGGTAATGTTAGAGATGAAATTATGGCTTAAACCAAATGTTAGGGACTAAAACAATACTTTATTAACAGAAATAACTACTTTTCATATCAACTAATTAAACAACcatataaaagaaaaattcaattgGATATGAATGTTGTAGAATAAAGAAATAAATGCATTTTAGTATATGCTCTCATTGAAATAGAAACTTTCATGATATCCAACATTTCTATCAAACAAGTAGAAATTTTGAAGAACATAAAGTAGTTTTTTCCATTGTCATTAGAGAAAATTTTACCCGCTCTTTGTTATTATACACTTCATCCCTGCTCCTTTTGCAGCTGCTAGGCCTATGGCACTGTCCTCAACCACAACACATCTGTGGAAAACAAATGGCATTTCATATTCAAATGTGAGATAccaatgaaaataaaacaaatgaGTGATTACAAGCAACGAAGTTGTTGTGTAAGAGAGTAAGACACGTGACGTGTCGGTAAATCGAAAGACAAAGAAGGACTATTTGCAAATTATTAAAAAGGAGTAATGATAGAATCCTAAAATTCTTCATAGGAGATCAACAAGCACTGAAGTTGCAGTGTAAGACACACTTCAGTGCTTGTTGATCTCTAAAGACAAACGACGCGTCCTAACAGTTCAAACTAATGTATAGAACCTAGCCAAGAACATCACAATGTTATGACATCTTATATGAACAACAATTTTACCCTAAATTTATAACCTAAGCATTGTGAGGTACCTTGAAGGTTCAACGCCGAGAGTGCTAGCGGCTAAGAGATAGATTGCCTGTTATAGGAAGAGTGAAATGCAATTAGCTGAAAGATCTTGCCATGTAGTACATTCAATCACTTATAATGAATGAATGCATAATTTCTCGAGTTATGCCGTGACATCGAAATCCAGCAAATTAACATTAGAAGGATAAAAATGTCTTACCGGATCTGGCTTTTTCCGGGGAACAACATCTCCAGCaaatatctttatcttttctgctCTCTCAGGCCCTAGCAAGAATGATACTATTGCAGAGACCTAAAAGCAACTCAAAGTTTAGGTCTATTGGATGAGATTACTATGTTGAACTTGGTATATCATGCATTAACGGAATCAAAAGGTATAGATTGAACCATAAGAAAATGACATACATCATAATTCAAATCCAATTGTATAGCACAAATTAGATGCATTGCTACAATTATACAGCAATGTCATTACAAAACAACAAGGCTACTTCTATTAAGAACTGAATCTATATATCTATATCTTATGAACCGAGATTCCGATAGTTCAATCGAgacaaaagaaaattatttaagGAATTGTGTAACTGATTATGCTTACCGCCTTCTCATTAGAAGTGCTGCACACTGCTACATTAACTCCTTGGCTTAAAGCCTGATCAATAAGCCTACATGTTTGATAAGAAGACACATATAATAAGAAAAGGCACACATATTTAGTGTATCTTGATAATGGTATTATTTCAAAGAAAAATACAGGCACTTCTTAAGTTTGAGTTGGCTTATATATATAAGCATAATCTggggaaaaaaaaaaatctgttttCTGTGTTTTACTAGAACAAGCAGATATTTTCTTTCGATTCAGAATTTACGGTTTATATTGAATAtaccttcttttttgtttttttaaagtttcaaaagctTATCCTAACACCATAAACCATACACTTCCAATCTTGCAATATAAATATAAAGCATGAGGTAAGATCAAATCTAAAACCATGTCTCATAATATAGTTTTATATGCAGAATAGGAGCAACAAATATGAACTCCTATAACCACTTAGACACCATGCTAAGAAACAAATTAACCAGATAATTAAGCTGTTTAGTAGAGACTAAGAAAGTTGTTAACTTTTTATATCTAAAACAGAAACCAGGGTTtggtaaataagataaaaagaacagATAGTAACCAACTTTGCAACACCTGGACGAAGAGGCAACAGCTTTTTCTCAATGAGAGCCATGAATAGCTCCGTCTTTCGCTTGTGGAGTGAAGCtatgaaatcttttctttcttgttcGCCTGTCGGGGCATTCGCCGGCCAACCTGTCTTATTAAAGTATGCTGTCATCCTAACATTAAAAGAGAGCTACATCATCAGTGGCATAGTTCCATATTCAATCAAATAAGGAATTCAACAATGACAATGGCATGCTTtccaataaaattttgaattgagggggaaagaaaaatatatatgtacCTTTCTTTTCCACCTCCAATTTTGAGCAGTTCTCCATACAAGTCCACATCCCAGGTCACACCTAGCTCTTTCTGCATTGCCCAATCAATAAGGCACCATCGTTATTTGTTGAAGTTCTcacattcttaaaaatatttacaatcaTGCTACGGTTACAGAAAAAATCAATCACCAAATCAGTCATAACACATGTATCTGTATAGTGATTGATTTGGTAGCTTATTTTTAATGTGGATATAGcattcaaaatatttataaatgtaTTCCAAGCTAGAAAGATAAAATATTCGAAGTAGTGCAAAGCAATATAAATACCTCTTCGAAGGTTTCATTGAAAGAAATGCGGTGGCCATCTTTCTCAGTGTCAACAAGAACTCCATCACAGTCAAAGAGAAGAGCAGAGGGAACAacagtggaagaagaagaagcagctgaACAGCTCACTCTAAAAGAAGAAACACTAACAATTCCCACTGTTCTTGGTCTTGTTGACTTAAGGGAAATTGTTGTTGGGGTGCCCATGAAGGATGATGATGGAACAGGAACAGGAACATGATCATGGTCTTTGTTGTGTTTGAGGAGGCTATGTTGTGTTTTTGTTAAGAGTGAAGAAGAGGGGGAGGTAGAGATTATGGTGGTTAGTGCTGCCATTGTTGCAACTTCTTCAATTATTGTGCTTGCAATTGCATAACATCCTCAAAAATTGGTTAGAAGTTATATGGTTGTAAATTGGTAATGGTGGGGCCGTTAAAGTGTCAAAGGTTCAAACTTGGAACACAGGTTTTGGTTTTGGTGGCATGTCAGCAAGATTAGGCTTGGGCATCTGAGCAATCTCCACGTGGAATCCAACAAATTTGTTGAAGCTTTGAAG
This genomic window contains:
- the LOC112790398 gene encoding DNA-(apurinic or apyrimidinic site) endonuclease → MKRFFQVINKDSDGSCKKPKEEGNYDNATDTDTQKKKEPLKFVTWNANSFYLRVKNNFPELCKFVTSFDPDVIAIQEVRMPAAGSKGTPKNQGELKDDTTASREEKAALMRALSAPPFGNYRVWWSLADSKYAGTALFVKKCFKPKNVFFNLDKIASKHEPDGRVILVEFETLRLLNTYVPNNGWKEEPNSFQRRRKWDKRILEFVTQNSDKPLIWCGDLNVSHEEIDVSHPEFFSAAKQNGYVPPNKEDWGQPGFTLSERRRFGNILKEGQLVDAYRFLHKDKDMERGFSWSGNPIGKYRGKRMRIDYFLVSEKLKDRIVACEMHGHGIELQGFYGSDHCPVTLELSPSSNSQNENPE
- the LOC112790400 gene encoding CBBY-like protein, which gives rise to MAALTTIISTSPSSSLLTKTQHSLLKHNKDHDHVPVPVPSSSFMGTPTTISLKSTRPRTVGIVSVSSFRVSCSAASSSSTVVPSALLFDCDGVLVDTEKDGHRISFNETFEEKELGVTWDVDLYGELLKIGGGKERMTAYFNKTGWPANAPTGEQERKDFIASLHKRKTELFMALIEKKLLPLRPGVAKLIDQALSQGVNVAVCSTSNEKAVSAIVSFLLGPERAEKIKIFAGDVVPRKKPDPAIYLLAASTLGVEPSRCVVVEDSAIGLAAAKGAGMKCIITKSGYTKDEDFLNADAVFDFIGDPPEERFDLAFCGSLLEKQYVS